The nucleotide window CGGCGAGGCGAGCGGGTTGGGAAGCGACGTTGACTTCCTCGCGATCGTCGACGACGACGCGGATCGGGACGCAGTCGAGACAATACTCAGCGATACTGCATACGACGTAATGGTCGAATACGGGCCCGTGGTCGAGGTCCACGTCCGATCACGATCGGCGGTCGAGCGACAGCGCGATCACCCGTTTTTCTCGCGAGCGTTTCGAGAAGGGAAAATCCATGTCTGAAAGCGTCGCTGAGCAGGTTCGACAGGCGCGCGAAGCGCTGAACGACGCCAGCGGGGCCCGATCCGCAGGGCTCTCCGAGACCGTCATCATCAACCGGTGTTATTACGCCTGTTTTCATGCCGCACAGGCAGTCCTCTACGACCGTGGGTTCGAGCCGACATCTCACGGTGGCGTGCTCTCATTGTTTGGGTCTGAAATCGTCACGGAGGGCGACATATCCAGGGACCACGGGCGGTTTCTCAACGAGTGTTCGACGCTTCGAAAGCGGGCCGATTACGGTCCAGACGCTCCAGAGACCGACATCAACGACCTGATCGAGGAGACAGCGTCGTTCGTGGACGACGTGCTCGACCTGATCGAAAACTGACCCGCCGATCAGTCTTCGAGCGCCCACAGATACCGCGCGGCGTAACTGCGATACGGCGCCCAGCGCTCGGCGATCGAGCGCATCTCCGCGCGTGTCGGGTCGTCGAACAGCCGTTCCATCGCGCGGCGGACCCCCAGATCCTCGACGGGGAAGACGTCCTCGCGCCCGAGCGCGAAGATCAGGTACATCTTCGCGGTCCAGGGCCCGATCCCGTGGATCGCGGTGAGCGCGTCAGTGACCTCCCGATCAGACTGGTCTGCAAAGGCCGCGGGCCAGTCGTGATCTTCGTGCGCGCGGGCGACCGCGCGGAGCGCCTCGACTTTCGCGGTCGAGAGCCCCGCGTCGGCCAACGCCGCAGGATCGGTCCCGAGAATCGCGTCGGGCGTCGGCTCGACGGCCTCGAACAACTGTTCGCGGATCGACCGTGCCGACGCCATCGACAACTGCTGGCGGACGATCGAGACGACGAGGCGACGGAAGGGGTCGGCGTGGGCCTCGATCGTCACGGGACCAACGCGCTCGACGACCGGACCCAGATCGGGATCGTCGCGTAGCGTCGCGATCGGCCCACTCATGAGGCGTTGTTGGGAATGTCGACATCCGCCGCGACGGACTCACAGTAGGGTTCGTCGACCACCTCGGCGGGGACGCCCGTGACGGTCGCCTCGGGCGGGACCTCGTTGACGACGACCGCGCCGGCACCGACGCTCGCGCGCTCGCCGATCGTGATGTCCCCGACGACGGTCGCGCCCGCGCCGATCGTGACGCCGTCCTCCAGGGTGGGGTGGCGTTTCTCGCGGCGCATGGTGTTCCCCCCGAGCGTACAGCCGTGGTACATGTGGACGTCGTCGCCGATCACGGCGGTCTCGCCGATGACCGTTCCCATGCCGTGATCGATGAAGAGGCGCTCGCCGATCTCGGCACCGGGATGGATCTCGACGCCCGTGAACAGGCGTGCGAAGTGACTGAGCAGGCGCGCGGGGAGATTCCAGTCGCGCTCCCAGAACGCGTGGGCCAGCCGGTGAATCCAGACCGCGTGAAGGCCAGCGTAGGTCAACACGACGGCGAGCGTACTCTGAGCGGCGGGATCTTTCGCCATGGCAGTGCGAACGTCGTCGCGGAATCGGTCGAACATCAGTCAATCCTCGCTCCCCACAGGGCAGGGCACGTTACACACAGGTAGGTGTCCGACGCACTAAAGTCGGGTGATCGCCGACGCTGCCGCCGGGTGTGCGTCCGCGGTGGGTCCCGAAACGGCGAGCGCGTCCGTGATCCGAAGATGCATTGGGCCGGACGACCGACCCGCCGCCGATGAGTAGCGTGGCGTGGCCGACGGATCCCGACCACCTCCGCGAGGCCCTGCTGGCGTGGTACGACGACGGGCATCGCGAGTTTCCCTGGCGCGACGATGCCGACCCCTGGGCGATCCTCGTCTCGGAGGTGATGAGCCAGCAGACCCAACTCGATCGGATCGTCGAGCCCTACCGCGAGTTCGTCGATCGGTGGCCCACCCCGGGGGCGCTCGCCGCCGCGGATCGTAGCGCGGTCGTCGCGTTCTGGACCGATCACAGTCTCGGCTACAACAACCGGGCACGATATCTCCACGAGGCCGCCGCTATGGTCGTCGAGGAGTTCGACGGGTCGCTGCCCGCGGATCGCGACTCGCTCCAGACCCTCCAGGGCGTCGGCCCCTACACCGCGACCGCGGTCGCAGCGTTCGCGTTCGATCGGCCCGTCGCCGTCGTCGACACCAACGTCGAGCGCGTCCTCTATCGGCTTCTCGAGGGCGTCCGCGAACACGACGATCCGCCCTACGACGCGTTGATCGAGGAACTGCTCGCGCCCGACCGCCCGGCGGCGTTCAACAACGCGATCATGGAACTCGGTGGCGTCGCCTGTACACCGACGCCCGCGTGTGACGACGCCGCGTGTCCGTTCCGATCGCACTGTCATGCCTATCGGACGGGCGATTTCACCGCGCCAGACGTGCCCACACAGCCCGCATTCGACGGGTCGCGCCGGCAGTTTCGCGGGCGCGTCCTCCGAACGCTCGCGGACGGCCCCCGCCCGGTCGACGCCGTCGGGCACGCGGTCCGGGTCGACTACGATCCGGCGGGCGACCCCGGCCGCGAGTGGCTCGATGGCCTGCTCGACGACCTGGAGCGCGATGGCCTGATCGAACGGCGCGAGAGCGACGGCGAACGCGTCGTCGCGCTGCGATCGTCGGACTCCCCGGCGGAGACTAGAGACGCGACAGCGGAGACTAGAGACGCGACGGCGGACGGACCTGACTGATCGACGATCGCCCAGGGCCCACAGTCCGTGCCCACACCACTCACACCGCGACCCCGGCCTTTTTCGCCTGGCCCGTCGTAGCCCGATCCATGACAGCGCTCGAAGACGGCCTCGCTGAACTGCCCGACTCGGTGTTCGCGGACCTCCTGGAGTCCGAGGAGGCCTACTGCCTCCGGATCGACGTGCCCGGCGCGACGCCCGATTCGACGACGGTGACCGCCGGCGACGGGCGACTCTCGATCGAGGCCCACCGGCAGAAAGACCCGCCGGCCGAATACTCCTACGTCGAGGAGCGCCGCCAGATGATCCTCGACGTCGAGCTTCCGCTCCCGCCGATCGTCGACAGCGACGAGGCAACGGCGAGCGTCGAGCGTGGCGTCCTCGAAGTGACGCTGCCGAAACGCCACACGGGCGGCGTCGAAATCCCCATCGAGTCGTAGGTGACGGCTGGTGTTTCGCTCCTACGCGCGCTTTCTGAGAGTCGTCCGGCAGTTCCTCCCGCTGGCGATCGCGTACGCCCGGGATCGCCGGCGTTGGGTGCTCGTCGGCGGGTCGCGTCGCGTCGACGCCGACACGCAGCGCCGACGCGCCGAGCGCCTGCTGGACTCGATGCTCACGCTCGGGCCGACGTTCATCAAACTCGGGCAGTTGCTCTCGACACGCCCCGACGTCCTCCCGCCGGCGTACATCGAGGAGTTCACGCGCCTGCAAGACGACGTGCCGCCCGCCGACTGGCCGGAAGCGAAAGCGATCCTCGAAGCCGACCTCGGCCCGATCGAAGAGGTGTTCACCGAATTCGACACCGCCCCGATCAGTGGCGCGAGTCTCGGGCAGGTGTACGCCGCCGAAATCGACGGCGAGCCAGTCGCGGTGAAGGTCCGCCGGCCCGGCGTCGAAGAGTTGGTCGCCGCGGACCTGCGGGTGATCAAATGGCTGCTGCCGATCCTCCTGTATTTCGTCGACGACACCCGGTCCTTTTCGCTGGAGACGATGGCCGAGGAGTTCGAGCGCACCATCACCGAAGAGATGGACTACGAGCGCGAGGCGAGGATGTGTGCGGCGATCGGCGCGAACTTCGCCGACGACCCGGGCGTCGCGATTCCCGACGTGTACGACGACTACTCGACCGATCGCGTCCTCGTCATGGAGTACGTCGACGGGACGAAAGTGACCGATCTGGACGACCTCGACGCGCGGGGGATCGACCGGACGGACCTGGCCGAGCGTCTCGAACGCACGTACTTCCAGATGATCGTCGACGACGGGGTCTACCAAGCCGATCCCCATCCCGGGAATCTCGCGGTGCAGGACGACGGCACGCTCGTCTTCTACGACTTCGGGATGAGTGGGCAGGTCGATTCTCGCGTGCGCGATCAGATCG belongs to Halococcoides cellulosivorans and includes:
- a CDS encoding HEPN domain-containing protein — its product is MSESVAEQVRQAREALNDASGARSAGLSETVIINRCYYACFHAAQAVLYDRGFEPTSHGGVLSLFGSEIVTEGDISRDHGRFLNECSTLRKRADYGPDAPETDINDLIEETASFVDDVLDLIEN
- a CDS encoding nucleotidyltransferase domain-containing protein, which gives rise to MSTREDRRATAHASAARAFVERVRERDIDRLDTLLQFGSTVRGEASGLGSDVDFLAIVDDDADRDAVETILSDTAYDVMVEYGPVVEVHVRSRSAVERQRDHPFFSRAFREGKIHV
- a CDS encoding Hsp20/alpha crystallin family protein, translated to MTALEDGLAELPDSVFADLLESEEAYCLRIDVPGATPDSTTVTAGDGRLSIEAHRQKDPPAEYSYVEERRQMILDVELPLPPIVDSDEATASVERGVLEVTLPKRHTGGVEIPIES
- a CDS encoding ABC1 kinase family protein: MVFRSYARFLRVVRQFLPLAIAYARDRRRWVLVGGSRRVDADTQRRRAERLLDSMLTLGPTFIKLGQLLSTRPDVLPPAYIEEFTRLQDDVPPADWPEAKAILEADLGPIEEVFTEFDTAPISGASLGQVYAAEIDGEPVAVKVRRPGVEELVAADLRVIKWLLPILLYFVDDTRSFSLETMAEEFERTITEEMDYEREARMCAAIGANFADDPGVAIPDVYDDYSTDRVLVMEYVDGTKVTDLDDLDARGIDRTDLAERLERTYFQMIVDDGVYQADPHPGNLAVQDDGTLVFYDFGMSGQVDSRVRDQIVEFYVAVAEQDIDGILDALIQMGTLSPEADRQIMADVLELAIADARGEEIDQYRVQEIVQRIEDTIYEFPFRLPPNLALVLRVATVVEGVCVTLDPGFDFIAVATEYLADEGHLQRGVERAARDAGRDLRAAGEALVSVPPKLDRTLDRIDRDALTLTATIDDENGHIERLGARITLGMVAAAGVLSTAILQAFGTQITTLFAALGTLVVGIALYRSFRKQRGIRAKPQFTRQNLGAGDGIGGDRTHDGTRADDEPIAGDTNGDESFRGS
- a CDS encoding HhH-GPD family protein, encoding MSSVAWPTDPDHLREALLAWYDDGHREFPWRDDADPWAILVSEVMSQQTQLDRIVEPYREFVDRWPTPGALAAADRSAVVAFWTDHSLGYNNRARYLHEAAAMVVEEFDGSLPADRDSLQTLQGVGPYTATAVAAFAFDRPVAVVDTNVERVLYRLLEGVREHDDPPYDALIEELLAPDRPAAFNNAIMELGGVACTPTPACDDAACPFRSHCHAYRTGDFTAPDVPTQPAFDGSRRQFRGRVLRTLADGPRPVDAVGHAVRVDYDPAGDPGREWLDGLLDDLERDGLIERRESDGERVVALRSSDSPAETRDATAETRDATADGPD
- a CDS encoding DNA-3-methyladenine glycosylase family protein, giving the protein MSGPIATLRDDPDLGPVVERVGPVTIEAHADPFRRLVVSIVRQQLSMASARSIREQLFEAVEPTPDAILGTDPAALADAGLSTAKVEALRAVARAHEDHDWPAAFADQSDREVTDALTAIHGIGPWTAKMYLIFALGREDVFPVEDLGVRRAMERLFDDPTRAEMRSIAERWAPYRSYAARYLWALED
- the cysE gene encoding serine O-acetyltransferase gives rise to the protein MFDRFRDDVRTAMAKDPAAQSTLAVVLTYAGLHAVWIHRLAHAFWERDWNLPARLLSHFARLFTGVEIHPGAEIGERLFIDHGMGTVIGETAVIGDDVHMYHGCTLGGNTMRREKRHPTLEDGVTIGAGATVVGDITIGERASVGAGAVVVNEVPPEATVTGVPAEVVDEPYCESVAADVDIPNNAS